A region of Streptomyces sp. R44 DNA encodes the following proteins:
- a CDS encoding DUF3040 domain-containing protein, whose translation MPLSEHEQRMLEQMERALYAEDPKFATALEGSGLRTYTRRRVYQAVAGFLVGIALLMAGMVAQQIWISVVGFLVMLGCAVLAVTGWRKAPKPGEQRAAAGRPARQRRSMMDRIEARWQRRRDEQQGGGH comes from the coding sequence GTGCCGCTCTCGGAGCACGAGCAGCGAATGCTCGAGCAGATGGAGCGAGCGCTGTACGCCGAAGATCCCAAGTTCGCGACAGCGCTCGAGGGAAGCGGACTGCGTACGTACACCCGGCGACGGGTTTACCAGGCAGTCGCCGGCTTCCTGGTGGGTATCGCGCTCCTCATGGCCGGAATGGTCGCACAGCAGATCTGGATCAGCGTGGTGGGATTCCTCGTCATGCTGGGCTGCGCGGTCCTGGCGGTCACCGGATGGCGCAAGGCGCCGAAGCCGGGTGAGCAGCGGGCGGCCGCGGGCCGTCCGGCTCGGCAGCGACGCTCCATGATGGACCGGATCGAGGCGCGGTGGCAGCGGCGCCGCGATGAGCAGCAGGGCGGCGGCCACTGA